One genomic region from Vitis riparia cultivar Riparia Gloire de Montpellier isolate 1030 chromosome 17, EGFV_Vit.rip_1.0, whole genome shotgun sequence encodes:
- the LOC117904494 gene encoding plant cysteine oxidase 2-like, which produces MTIELARQKRRKGSMNRRSRKLMLSPVQNLYETCSEVFADGKAGFVPPPKDIERLKSVLDNLKPENVGLSADMPYFRATGSDEVPPLVTYLHIYECDKFSIGIFCLPPSGVIPLHNHPGMTVFSKLLFGSMHIKSYDWVADVPYSKNQNTHHEDLAALQHEPRLAKVHADSDLTAPCKTSVLYPNAGGNMHCFTALTPCAMLDVLGPPYSDDEGRHCTYYNDFPYATFSGDTGSLQAEEMEGCGWLKEMEKPESFVVVGAMYRGPQFVEN; this is translated from the exons ATGACGATTGAGCTGGCGAGGCAGAAGAGAAGAAAGGGGTCTATGAACAGAAGAAGCCGGAAACTAATGCTGAGTCCAGTTCAGAATCTGTATGAGACCTGCAGCGAAGTGTTTGCTGATGGAAAGGCTGGCTTTGTTCCGCCCCCGAAGGATATCGAGCGGCTGAAATCAGTTCTGG ATAACCTGAAACCGGAGAATGTCGGCCTGTCAGCAGACATGCCATATTTCAGGGCAACTGGATCCGACGAAGTTCCTCCTCTAGTGACATACCTACATATCTATGAATGTGATAAATTCTCG ATTGGGATCTTCTGCTTGCCGCCATCTGGTGTTATTCCCCTTCATAATCATCCAGGCATGACTGTTTTCAGTAAGCTCCTCTTTGGGTCGATGCACATCAAATCATATGATTGGGTGGCCGATGTTCCGTACAGCAAGAACCAGAATACACACCATGAGGACT TGGCAGCACTCCAGCATGAACCCCGGTTAGCCAAGGTTCATGCTGACTCTGATCTGACTGCACCTTGCAAAACCTCAGTTCTCTATCCAAATGCAGGAGGCAACATGCACTGCTTCACAGCATTGACTCCATGTGCCATGTTAGATGTGCTGGGTCCACCCTACTCCGATGATGAAGGCCGCCACTGTACATACTACAATGATTTTCCTTATGCCACATTTTCAG GAGATACGGGATCATTACAAGCAGAGGAGATGGAAGGATGTGGGTGGCTTAAAGAAATGGAGAAACCCGAGAGCTTTGTCGTGGTTGGAGCAATGTATAGAGGCCCACAGTTTGTGGAGAATTGA
- the LOC117934386 gene encoding uncharacterized protein LOC117934386, giving the protein MSLLELVTKAAANPKTLTAPSTYPIILNPEDSLLSLNPNVENPDPNSLVVPVSGFQISQTDSEIIDSANKFFKKLKRKLKNPNSFNTDDLIGILSSFLEKNGKKVDVSVGVDPSSEGYTRVLIEKLGFLMGRDVSELVLEACLVLGNWELVETLIVNGHVAHSSYSNLVSVLVEKRRSDLVCLCIKHFTDLGSSELLCILKYFLLPPRGAYSSMVAVRKDWESQAKLAIEKASNKDLKGKKSHVAKEAAVLLVIAHDEFLASELCLHYLLSSPNLDDVIFPYSISKLNGEEIMSLIRYLGKWLKKYERFPQAGPCPKASSMLGLKACDSVPTLEAVVKCFGLVLNEHFSSLVLNLEFHEELRSMKAVVTSLALEARLCCSVANVVEDLRAEAESA; this is encoded by the coding sequence ATGTCTCTTCTGGAACTTGTTACCAAGGCCGCCGCCAATCCCAAAACCCTCACCGCTCCATCCACCTATCCAATCATTCTCAACCCAGAAGACTCTCTCCTCAGCTTAAACCCCAATGTCGAAAACCCAGATCCCAATTCTCTTGTCGTTCCCGTTTCCGGGTTTCAAATCTCGCAAACCGATTCCGAGATCATCGACTCGGCTAACAAATTCTTCAAAAAGCTCAAGCGGAAGCTCAAAAACCCTAACAGTTTTAATACTGATGATTTGATCGGGATTTTGAGTTCTTTTCTCGAGAAAAATGGCAAGAAAGTTGATGTCTCTGTTGGTGTCGACCCATCGAGTGAAGGGTACACACGGGTGTTGATTGAAAAGCTAGGGTTTTTGATGGGTCGGGATGTGTCGGAGTTGGTTTTGGAGGCGTGTCTTGTTTTGGGGAATTGGGAGTTGGTGGAAACACTGATTGTTAATGGGCATGTTGCACATTCTAGTTATTCGAATTTGGTTTCAGTTTTGGTGGAGAAAAGGAGGTCAGATTTGGTTTGTTTATGCATTAAGCATTTTACAGATCTCGGGTCTTCTGAACTACTCTGCATTTTGAAATACTTCCTATTGCCGCCTAGAGGGGCTTATAGCAGTATGGTTGCAGTGAGGAAAGATTGGGAAAGCCAAGCGAAATTGGCTATAGAAAAGGCAAGCAATAAGGATCTCAAAGGGAAGAAATCGCATGTAGCAAAGGAGGCTGCAGTGTTGCTTGTGATTGCCCATGATGAGTTTTTGGCTTCTGAGTTGTGTCTGCATTATCTGTTATCTTCCCCAAATCTTGATGATGTGATATTCCCATACTCTATTAGTAAATTGAATGGTGAAGAGATCATGAGTTTGATTCGATACTTGGGAAAGTGGTTAAAGAAGTACGAGAGGTTTCCACAAGCAGGTCCATGCCCAAAGGCATCCTCAATGTTGGGGTTGAAGGCTTGTGATTCGGTTCCTACCCTTGAAGCAGTGGTCAAATGTTTTGGGCTCGTTCTGAACGAGCATTTCTCTTCATTAGTGTTGAATTTGGAGTTCCATGAAGAGCTGAGATCCATGAAGGCAGTGGTTACTTCTTTAGCCTTGGAAGCAAGACTGTGTTGTTCTGTGGCAAATGTGGTTGAGGATTTGAGAGCTGAAGCTGAAAGTGCCTAG
- the LOC117904493 gene encoding probable aldehyde dehydrogenase, with amino-acid sequence MYRFGVCREMRGRVPQIAALNWLSSLSLSRSIHSLPFATIEVEEISGSQPAEVQNLVQGKWTGSTSGETIVDPLNGEPFIQVAEVDETGIQPFVDSLSKCPKHGLHNPFKAPERYLMLGDISNKAGHMLSLPKVSDFFTRLIQRVAPKSYQQALGEVYVTQKFLENFSGDQVRFLARSFAVPGNHLGQQSHGFRWPYGPVAIITPFNFPLEIPVLQLMGALYMGNKPILKVDSKVSIVMEQMIRLLHHCGLPMEDLDFINSDGKTMNKLLLEANPRMTLFTGSSRVADKLAVDLKGRIKLEDAGFDWKILGPDVQEVDYVAWVCDQDAYACSGQKCSAQSIVFMHENWFKSSLISRMKDLAARRKLEDLTIGPVLSFTTEAMLEHMNKLLQIPGSELLFGGKALENHSIPPIYGALKPTAIYIPLEEMLKDGNYELVTREIFGPFQVVTDYKDNQLPRVLEALERMHAHLTAAVVSNDSLFLQEVIGKSVNGTTYAGLRARTTGAPQNHWFGPAGDPRGAGIGTPEAIKLVWSCHREIIYDIGPLPSHWEIPPAT; translated from the exons ATCTATTCATAGTTTACCTTTTGCAACCATAGAAGTTGAAGAGATATCAGGTTCTCAACCTGCTGAAGTACAAAATTTGG TGCAAGGCAAATGGACAGGATCTACTAGTGGGGAGACAATTGTGGATCCTTTAAATGGAGAACCATTCATCCAAGTTGCTGAGGTAGATGAAACAGGAATACAG CCATTTGTGGACAGCTTGTCCAAGTGCCCCAAACATGGTCTACATAATCCATTTAAAGCACCTGAAAG GTATCTCATGTTAGGAGACATATCCAACAAGGCAGGTCACATGCTTTCCCTGCCCAAG GTTTCCGATTTCTTCACTAGGTTAATACAAAGAGTTGCTCCAAAGAGTTATCAACAGGCTCTTGGTGAAGTTTATGTTACGCAAAAATTTCTGGAGAATTTTTCTGGTGATCAG GTTCGTTTCCTGGCGAGGTCTTTTGCAGTGCCAGGAAATCATCTTGGGCAGCAAAGTCATGGTTTTCGTTGGCCTTATGGTCCG GTGGCAATTATTACACCCTTTAATTTCCCTTTGGAGATTCCTGTCCTTCAGTTGATGGGAGCCCTTTACATGGGCAACAAACCCATTCTTAAGGTTGATAGCAAG gtGAGTATTGTTATGGAGCAGATGATTCGATTGCTTCATCATTGTGGGTTGCCTATGGAGGATCTTGACTTTATAAATTCTGATGGAAAGACAATGAACAAGCTATTATTGGAG GCAAACCCACGAATGACACTCTTTACTGGTAGTTCCAGAGTGGCAGATAAGTTAGCTGTTGACCTAAAGGGTCGGATTAAATTGGAAGATGCAGGATTTGACTGGAAAATTCTGGGACCAGATGTTCAAGAG GTGGACTATGTTGCATGGGTCTGTGATCAAGATGCATATGCATGCAGTGGACAAAAGTGCTCTGCACAGTCAATAGTATTCATGCATGAG AACTGGTTTAAAAGTTCACTTATTTCCAGAATGAAAGATCTTGCTGCAAGAAGGAAGTTAGAAGATCTAACTATTGGACCTGTTCTGAGC TTCACAACTGAAGCAATGCTAGAACATATGAATAAGTTGCTTCAGATACCAGGATCGGAGCTACTATTTGGTGGCAAGGCTTTAGAAAATCATTCTATCCCTCCAATTTATGGTGCTCTAAAACCAACAGCCATTTATATTCCGCTTGAAGAAATGCTGAAGGATGGCAATTATGAGCTTGTTACAAGAGAGATTTTTGGACCATTCCAG GTTGTAACTGACTATAAAGACAATCAGCTACCCAGGGTGTTGGAAGCACTTGAGAGGATGCATGCACATTTAACTGCCGCGGTGGTTTCTAATGATTCCCTGTTTTTGCAG GAAGTGATTGGGAAATCAGTGAACGGGACTACTTATGCTGGACTAAGGGCAAGAACAACAGGAGCTCCACAGAATCACTG GTTTGGACCAGCAGGGGACCCAAGAGGGGCAGGAATTGGGACCCCAGAAGCAATAAAGCTTGTTTGGTCGTGTCATAGAGAAATCATATATGATATTGGTCCCCTGCCAAGTCACTGGGAAATTCCACCAGCTACGTGA